A region from the Benincasa hispida cultivar B227 chromosome 12, ASM972705v1, whole genome shotgun sequence genome encodes:
- the LOC120067146 gene encoding uncharacterized protein LOC120067146 — translation MSLVDYASSDDDVPAAEEEEEVAEDNRKKSENRTVAEPQFPKHEPRPKSPPVNQPILKPNQQFETKEEPSVPSVELPDASLLLNSPSSSSLFSGSDHSSRVAAAMAANASRKRETNVLGSSLPRSKVPRSSLPHSKNVPDTSGSLLVPPQLTGRSNIVTEDISKLFVKKSAKPPS, via the exons ATGTCACTGGTAGACTACGCTTCATCGGACGACGACGTGCCGGCAgcggaggaggaggaggaggtggCGGAGGATAATCGGAAGAAGTCGGAAAACCGCACCGTCGCAGAGCCTCAATTCCCCAAGCACGAGCCGAGGCCTAAATCTCCTCCCGTCAACCA GCCCATTCTTAAGCCAAATCAACAATTTGAAACTAAAGAGGAGCCTTCTGTGCCTTCGGTTGAGCTTCCTGATGCTTCTTTACTCTTGAATTCTCCTTCATCCTCTAGTCTTTTTAGTGGTAGCGATCACTCTTCTCGAGTGGCAGCAGCTATGGCTGCCAATGCATCTCGCAAGAGAGAAACAAATGTTTTAGGATCTTCTCTTCCTAGGAGTAAAGTTCCAAGATCGAGCTTGCCTCACTCTAAGAATGTTCCGGATACTTCAGGCAGTTTGTTGGTTCCACCTCAGCTTACTGGAAG GAGTAACATTGTTACTGAAGATATAAGCAAGCTGTTTGTGAAGAAGTCAGCCAAACCTCCCTCGTAA
- the LOC120068496 gene encoding probable glycerol-3-phosphate dehydrogenase [NAD(+)] 1, cytosolic, which produces MVDAIDSNSHSNGSIQNSNGSMEEKLDDLRRLFGKANGDPLRIVGVGAGAWGSVFIAMLQDSYGHLREKVLIRIWRRRGRTVDKATAEHLFEVINSREDVLRRLIRRCAYLKYVEARLGDRTLYADEILKDGFCLNMIDTPLCPLKVVNNLQEAVWDADIVVNSLPSTDTRQVFDEMRRYWKERLIMPVIISLSKGVEAELEPQPRIITPTQMINSATGVPPENILYLGGPNIASEIYNREYANARICGAEKWRKSLANFLRQPHFIVWDNGDLVTHEVMGGLKNVYAIGAGMVAALTKESATSKAVYFAHCTSEMIFITHLLAEEPEKLAGPLLADTYVTLLKGRNAWYGQKLAEGELSLEMGDSIKGKGMIQGVSAVKAFYELLSQSSLSVLHPEDNKPVAPVKLCPILKMLYSILITREFSSEAILQALRDETITDPRDRIKIAQTHVFYKPSLLGQQR; this is translated from the exons ATGGTTGATGCAATCGACAGCAATAGCCATTCAAATGGCTCAATTCAGAACTCGAACGGTTCAATGGAGGAGAAGCTTGACGATCTGCGTCGTCTATTTGGAAAAGCGAATGGGGATCCACTGAGGATCGTGGGTGTTGGAGCTGGTGCTTGGGGCAGCGTCTTCATTGCCATGCTACAAGATAGCTATGGCCATTTGAGAGAGAAAGTTTTGATTAGGATTTGGAGAAGACGTGGACGAACAGTAGATAAAGCAACTGCAGAGCATTTATTTGAAGTGATAAATTCAAGGGAAGATGTGTTGAGAAGATTGATCAGGCGATGTGCATATTTGAAATATGTAGAAGCTAGATTAGGTGACAGAACTTTGTATGCGGATGAGATATTGAAAGATGGGTTCTGCTTGAATATGATTGATACGCCTCTCTGCCCTTTGAAGGTTGTCAACAATTTGCAGGAGGCTGTGTGGGATGCTGACATTGTGGTGAATAGCTTGCCTTCGACCGACACCCGCCAAGTGTTCGACGAAATGAGAAGGTATTGgaaagagagattaattatgCCTGTTATCATTTCTTTGTCAAAGGGTGTGGAGGCTGAATTGGAGCCTCAACCACGGATAATAACTCCTACTCAGATGATTAACAGCGCAA CTGGAGTTCCTCCGGAGAACATTCTTTATCTCGGGGGACCAAATATTGCCTCGGAGATTTACAATAGGGAATATGCCAATGCTCGAATTTGTGGAGCTGAAAAGTGGAGAAAATCCCTGGCAAATTTTTTGAGGCAACCACATTTCATTGTGTGGGACAATGGCGACCTTGTTACCCATGAAGTAATGGGCGGATTAAAGAATGTCTATGCCATTGGAGCCG GAATGGTGGCAGCTTTAACAAAAGAGAGTGCCACAAGCAAGGCGGTATACTTTGCACACTGCACCTCGGAGATGATATTTATTACTCATCTATTGGCCGAAGAACCAGAGAAATTGGCGGGACCGTTACTGGCCGACACTTATGTTACTCTATTGAAAGGCCGTAATGCGTGGTATGGGCAAAAATTAGCTGAAGGAGAGCTGAGCCTCGAAATGGGTGATAGCATCAAAGGCAAGGGTATGATTCAG GGAGTTTCTGCTGTGAAAGCATTTTATGAATTGCTCAGTCAATCCAGCTTGAGTGTTCTACACCCTGAAGATAACAAACCTGTTGCTCCAGTTAAGCTTTGCCCAATTTTAAAGATGCTCTACAGTATACTAATAACAAG GGAATTTTCATCAGAGGCCATTCTTCAAGCCCTAAGGGACGAAACGATAACCGATCCTCGAGATCGTATCAAGATTGCACAAACTCATGTTTTCTATAAGCCATCGCTTCTCGGCCAGCAGCGTTAA